Proteins found in one Plasmodium relictum strain SGS1 genome assembly, chromosome: 13 genomic segment:
- a CDS encoding leucine--tRNA ligase, putative, giving the protein MFFQCIFIIILYSVFYVNFKNVHTFRIRYSKEDLFLKSCKVLKKRKIKKKFSILSKHYDFNLIEKKWQVIWNTKRLLDKDFEIFNNLRKNIKDKSSYSVKEDNKKCLGKKYGMLKKYYILDMFPYPSSQGLHVGHILCFTITDVISKFKRMNNFCVFHPIGWDSFGLPCDRLSMKLKINPKKIIKKNILNFKRQLIMLGFLFNWSNEINTCDKNYFKWTQWIIIQMYLNKLGYRKRSYVNWCKELNCVISNDELKNELNLQNLQIEKVKLLQWYLKITKYANRLIKDLKLIDWPNKIKNMQINWIGKKSGIVIKAKIIHIGKLILNYSFDLGRKFIYIYYSNIYNHSIFLLFNYIYYIAINKSFNKINYEFFSFLKSMNNAYEINCEFIKDNEIRKNDQKINNCLMNEIAYKNEKNMYDNEYIVSNINNNKSILTDLVNNNVYSLQEKQCYLQNFKEGNETTSEKDTYVKIFLNRNEALLENDKIIVSVNHPNINKIVNNDEFLLKYVSQTITKNDISRLKNDEIYFSGSVIYNPIINKFIPIYVCSYILDNNKSILLLRKGNKEDNKINELLYKLLYSSNYSIKKNIYNLKDWLFSRQRYWGEPFPFLYKMEKKKKKNSENNETNDMIYEKNEVYDKDIDNNKFLSFKEENDNKQIEIKKIKNSPMNKVYIDNIPLCLPKFNKQIYEKDNKGNKVYSVLSRFKEWIVTKKKNIIYKRESDIMPQWAGSSWYYLRYVDSKNKEQIFDKEKANFWLPVDLYVGGNEHAVLHLLYSRFFHKFLFDLKLIKHKEPFQKLFNQGILLNTTSFYLYTNLKNELVSFSELSEKEDTNKKEKEKRDIIIENRCKIEISSKENQIDEKEMISCQVNNNKLKKEQSSIGMNENKNLSNSINQGSTKNEESEIRKVIESNNYIMENSYKKFIIDEEHVTERNQKYYLKNMPSIEVQPNFEKMSKSKGNTINPDDIVNIYGSDCLRLHILFLGPVDQNKKWTIKGIKGTFKFLNNLYNLFIDKIKKKKKKNYSIGLDTKKIEEDEYARNIIKDDTSEIDNKKIRLSDKNYINSENINSNEEEDVKTKNFKKDLNDDIICEICKNKNKNKNLIINFEKNISSSKKKNYKNKLKKNLNILKNESHLYKKLSNRIKKNIKVDVEKKKKVNYYIQKVTNCINTIKLNTAVSFFMEFYNEIKKWNYIPLKVFLIFIKLLYPFCPHICEEFWFYYLKKYRKKKKKKICYFCNSSLLYYEKWPSLFQIKEEKIVNISIKINNKHITFIQNNLKNSKNIIKESTNLIQDRIKKEIKKGKKIINIINIPNKIINFIIK; this is encoded by the coding sequence atgttttttcaatgtatatttattataatacttTATTCAgtattttatgtaaatttcAAAAATGTACATACTTTCAGAATCAGATATAGCAAAGAGgatttatttttgaaatctTGTAAGGTAttgaagaaaagaaaaattaaaaaaaaattttctatacTGAGTAAGCATtatgattttaatttaattgaaaaaaaatggcAAGTTATTTGGAATACTAAAAGATTATTAGATAAagattttgaaatatttaataatcttagaaaaaatataaaagataaatcaAGTTATTCTGTTAAAgaggataataaaaaatgtttaggAAAAAAGTATGGTATGCTtaagaaatattatattttagatATGTTTCCGTATCCTTCTTCTCAAGGATTACATGTTGGTCATATTTTGTGTTTTACGATAACTGATGTTATaagtaaatttaaaagaatgaataatttttgtgTATTTCATCCAATTGGTTGGGATAGTTTTGGTTTACCTTGTGATAGATTGtctatgaaattaaaaataaatcccAAAAagattataaagaaaaatattttaaattttaaaaggcaattaataatgttaggatttttatttaattggagcaatgaaattaatacatgcgataaaaattattttaagtgGACGCAATGGATTATTATACAAATGTACTTAAATAAATTAGGTTATAGAAAACGTTCTTATGTTAATTGGTGTAAAGAATTAAATTGTGTTATTTCCAATGATGAATTGAAAAATGAATTGAATTTACAAAATTTACAAAttgaaaaagtaaaattattaCAGTGGTATcttaaaattacaaaatatgCAAATCGTTTAATAAAAGACTTAAAATTAATTGATTGgccaaataaaattaaaaatatgcaaATTAATTGGATTGGAAAGAAATCAGGGATAGTTATAAAAGctaaaattattcatattgGTAAACTGATTTTGAACTATTCATTTGATTTGGGAagaaaattcatttatatttattatagtaatatttataacCATTCCATATTCCTTttgtttaattatatttattacattGCTATAAACaaaagttttaataaaattaattacgaatttttttcttttttaaagtCCATGAATAATGCATATGAAATAAACTGTGAATTTATCAAAGATAATGAAATTAGGAAAAATGatcaaaaaattaataattgtCTAATGAATGAAATTGCATATAAAAacgaaaaaaatatgtatgatAATGAATATATTGTATCAAAtattaacaataataaaagtattttgACTGATTTAGTGAATAATAATGTATATAGTTTACAAGAAAAGCAATgttatttacaaaattttaaagaaggAAATGAAACAACCAGTGAAAAAGATACAtatgttaaaatatttttaaacagAAATGAAGCACTGttagaaaatgataaaattattgTTAGTGTAAATCATcctaatattaataaaatagtaaacaacgatgaatttttattaaaatacgTTAGTCAAACAATTACAAAAAATGACATATCCagattaaaaaatgatgaaatatatttttctggtTCTGTTATTTATAATCCTATTATAAATAAGTTCATTCCTATTTATGTTTgttcatatattttagataataataaaagtattcTTTTACTGAGAAAAGGAAATaaagaagataataaaataaatgaactattatataaattattatacaGTTCTAATTATAGTATAAAGAAaaacatttataatttaaaagattgGTTGTTCTCTAGGCAGAGATATTGGGGGGAACCAtttccatttttatataaaatggaaaaaaaaaaaaaaaaaaactctgaaaataatgaaacaaACGATAtgatttatgaaaaaaatgaagtttATGACAAGGATATCGATAACAATAAGTTTCTTTCATTTAAAGaggaaaatgataataaacaaatagaaataaaaaaaattaaaaattctcCTATGAATAAAGtatatatagataatatTCCTTTATGTTTACctaaatttaataaacaaatttatgaaaaagataataaaggAAATAAAGTATATTCTGTTTTATCAAGATTCAAGGAATGGATAgttaccaaaaaaaaaaatattatatataaaagagaaAGTGATATCATGCCTCAATGGGCTGGTTCTAGTTGGTATTATTTAAGGTATGTTGATTCAAAGAATAAAGAACAAATTtttgataaagaaaaagcaAATTTTTGGTTGCCTGTTGATTTATATGTAGGAGGAAATGAGCATGCAGTATTACATTTACTTTACTCTagattttttcataaatttttatttgatctCAAGTTGATTAAACATAAGGAACCCtttcaaaaattatttaatcagggaatattattaaatactACTTCCTTTTATCTTTAtactaatttaaaaaatgaactaGTAAGTTTTTCAGAATTAAGTGAAAAAGAAGATAccaataaaaaagaaaaggaaaaaagagatattataatagaaaatagaTGTAAAATTGAAATTTCTTCTAAAGAAAATCAAAttgatgaaaaagaaatgatAAGTTGCCAagtgaataataataaattgaaAAAGGAGCAAAGCAGTATTGGCATGAATGAAAACAAAAACCTAAGTAACAGTATTAATCAAGGATCAACCAAAAATGAGGAATCAGAAATTCGAAAAGTGATTGAgagtaataattatataatggAAAACAgttacaaaaaatttataattgatGAAGAACATGTAACAGAGAGAAATCAGAAATATTACTTGAAAAACATGCCTTCTATTGAAGTGCAAccaaattttgaaaaaatgtCTAAATCAAAAGGAAATACAATAAATCCTGATGAtatagtaaatatatatggtTCTGACTGTTTAAGGttacatatattatttttaggGCCAGTtgatcaaaataaaaaatggacTATTAAAGGAATAAAGGGAACCTTTAAgtttttgaataatttatataatttattcatagataagataaagaaaaagaaaaaaaaaaattatagtatAGGATTAGATACAAAGAAGATAGAAGAAGATGAATATGCTAGAAACATAATAAAAGATGATACAAGTGAAATAgataataagaaaattagATTAAGtgacaaaaattatataaatagtgaaaatattaattcaaatgaagaagaagatgtaaagacaaaaaattttaaaaaggaTTTGAATGATGATATAATTTGCGAAATttgcaaaaataaaaataaaaataaaaatctaattataaattttgagaaaaatataagttcttccaaaaaaaaaaactacaaaaataaattaaaaaagaatttaaatatattaaaaaatgaatctcatttatataaaaagctCTCAAATaggattaaaaaaaatataaaagttgatgttgaaaaaaaaaaaaaagtaaattattatattcaaaagGTCACCAACTGCATAAATACAATAAAACTAAACACAGCTGTATCTTTTTTCATGGAattttataatgaaataaaaaaatggaatTATATACCTTTAAAAGTTTTTctcatatttattaaactATTATATCCTTTTTGCCCTCATATATGTGAAGAATTTTGGTTttactatttaaaaaaatatagaaaaaaaaaaaaaaaaaaaatctgcTACTTTTGTAATTCTagtttattatattatgaaaaatggCCTTCtttatttcaaataaaagaagaaaaaattgtaaatatatcaataaaaataaataataagcatattacttttattcaaaataatctaaaaaattcaaaaaatataataaaagaatcaACAAATTTAATACAGGATcgtataaaaaaagaaataaaaaagggaaaaaaaataattaacatCATAAACATTCCTAACAAAATAATCaactttataataaaatga
- the OXA1 gene encoding mitochondrial inner membrane protein OXA1, putative, whose translation MSFAYLQNNFHNGQLKKNSLNIFVSIIFLKRNKHDFIYNKSYNNRICKELKNSNFSSLVFFRNFSLFTNLINNKCPERNDSKITENCFNYVEYLNRNEKKCDENKEETSYESLENENNSINEKNMLNKNSVFSEKILEANGECYATNSYINFIIEKCKNNTRNDVDIYEDTWYVKLIYELLNSTKTIFDCSWMTSIIATTILMRIIILPLTVSAERDRRKQKILNPLIKDLTNKLKINAQEGNVKKALEYKKRIFNIRNTHGISLIPKSIILMTFFQTPLFCVFYFSMKKISSYPDIFKDFTFESPLWLDSLSLPDPYYILPFLSSLLLLSNHELTSLIDKNINNNKQSELHLEESEFQKNIRKATKIGMRLFYISSVFFFKSMPSGLFIYFITNTFFQLFITQICKAKVVERFLDLPPLHSKGFSFDNNDNQISLKKKNIHMDDFLKNKTK comes from the coding sequence atgagCTTTGcttatttacaaaataattttcacaATGGgcaattaaagaaaaattctttaaatatatttgttagcattatttttttaaaaagaaacaaacatgattttatatataataagagTTACAATAATAGAATAtgtaaagaattaaaaaatagtaatttttCATCTTTAGTGTTTTTTCgcaatttttctttatttacaaatcttataaataataaatgtcCAGAGAGAAATGATTCTAAAATAACAGAAAATTGCTTCAATTATGTTGAGTATTTAAATAGAAATGAAAAGAAGTgtgatgaaaataaagaagaaacaAGTTACGAATctttagaaaatgaaaataactcaataaatgaaaaaaacatgcttaataaaaatagtgtGTTTagtgaaaaaatattagaagCAAATGGTGAATGCTACGCTACCAATTCctacataaattttataatagaaaaatgtaaaaataatacgAGAAATGATGTAGATATTTATGAAGATACATGGTAtgttaaattaatatatgaattattGAATTCTACAAAAACTATTTTTGATTGTTCATGGATGACTTCTATCATAGCCACAACCATTCTTATgagaataattattttaccGTTAACAGTATCGGCAGAAAGAGATagaagaaaacaaaaaattctAAATCCTTTAATAAAGGAtttaacaaataaattaaaaataaatgctCAAGAAggaaatgtaaaaaaagCATTGgagtataaaaaaagaatttttaatataagaaATACTCATGGAATTTCTTTAATACCAAAATCAATTATATTGATGACTTTTTTTCAAACTCCATTATTTtgtgttttttatttttctatgaaaaaaatttcttcttATCCtgatatatttaaagatTTTACTTTTGAATCTCCCCTATGGCTAGATAGCTTATCTTTACCAGATCCCTATTATATCTTACcatttttatcttcattattattattatcaaatCATGAATTAACCTCATTAATtgataaaaacataaataataataagcaAAGTGAACTTCATTTAGAAGAAAGtgaatttcaaaaaaatattagaaagGCTACAAAGATAGGCATGagattattttatatttcttcagtgttcttttttaaatctatGCCTTCaggattatttatttattttattactaaTACTTTCTTTCAATTATTTATTACTCAAATATGTAAAGCTAAAGTTGTAGAGAGATTTCTAGATTTACCACCGTTGCATTCTAAAGGTTTCTCTtttgataataatgataatcaaattagtttaaaaaaaaagaatatacatATGGAtgattttcttaaaaataaaacaaaataa
- a CDS encoding translation initiation factor EIF-2b alpha subunit, putative: protein MNYCNMKRDLFEEHEVVRSFKKHYFEEEDEMHIAAIKSIADVIKSNISETNFELFINLNEAKDTLNNFIKNNDAQNHIISMPHSKRMTIYTIVSSCDIYHHFVVKKYTHSENNFINLKNTLAINANEFPKNLEKSLDIIGSTSNIMFTDRKTTILTHSNSKCVKNLLINVIKNQNKQVFVYFTCPENFYNDYSEKDKQFDDMFIKDLRKENIIVTKINLQKVKNIFNTIDFVVIGTELVIDNGGIISKKGIRLLSQLCSLNKKPFYVACEAYKFLKIDKIKYAKDFYEYCTQTVYNENNYLYEYVPHHLITLFYTDIGIFSPSAISFELNKLYINDAFQF, encoded by the exons atgaatTACTGTAATATGAAAAGAGATTTATTTGAAGAACATGAAG ttgtTCGTAGTTTCAAGAAACATTATTTTGAAGAGGAAGATGAAATGCATATAGCTGCAATAAAATCAATAGCAGA TGttataaaaagtaatatatcGGAAACaaattttgaattatttattaatttaaacgAAGCTAAAGATAccttaaataattttataaaaaataatgatgcACAAAATCATATTATATCGATGCCCCATTCTAAAAGAATGACTATTTACACAATTGTTTCTTCTTGTGATATTTATCATCATTTTGtagttaaaaaatatacacacagtgaaaat aatttcattaatttaaaaaatacattagCAATTAACGCAAATGAATTTCCAAAAAACTTAGAAAAAAGCTTAGACATAATTGGTAGCACTAGTAACATAATGTTTACTGATAGAAAAACGACAATTTTAACGCATAGCAATTCTAAATGcgtaaaaaatttattaataaatgttataaaaaatcaaaataaacaagtttttgtttattttacttgcccagaaaatttttataatgattATAGTGAAAAAGATAAGCAGTTTGATGACATGTTCATAAAAGAtttaagaaaagaaaatattattgtaacaaaaataaatttacaaaaagttaaaaatatatttaatacaaTTGATTTCGTAGTAATAGGAACAGAACTAGTAATAGATAATGGTGGAATAATAAGTAAAAAAGGAATTAGACTATTATCTCAATTATgttcattaaataaaaaaccaTTTTATGTTGCATGTGAggcatataaatttttaaagattgataaaattaaatatgctAAAGACTTCTATGAATATTGCACACAAACtgtatataatgaaaataattatttatatgaatatgTTCCTCATCATTTAATTACACTTTTTTATACTGATATAGGTATTTTTTCTCCATCGGCTATTTCATTTGAActgaataaattatatataaatgatgcttttcaattttaa
- the FT1 gene encoding folate transporter 1, putative, protein MEQQDYNFLNKKDSYEIFSSETIASYSSYNENSHLIEKKIDNQEYLNINSVFNKISSSLIAMLQGVEVLCNFSIMFLFKDNYKLDPASLNIVMSLIKIPWSIKLLWAILSDSYPIFGYRRKYYLLLGSLSCIISLVSLGLINHTNIGLTIGLLIIFFFGSSLCNVIGEAQVVESSRKGSFNNSAKNVSAFFAFRKFSFAAMSYLSGYLLSFMIKQHIFIIGSFLPICVFVSSFFIIEKKNCKKTCMKEQVKCIYDILKIPHIKNIIIFIFIMMSTPSCGNTLFFFMTNELKFGVQLLGKMDMFRSIASLISILSYMFFFSKMDIGKLLFYSTIIITPFCLLPLIVVNKLNNFFYIPNSVFIITDTILIEFIGEFQTMPLLVLCSRIIPEGLESTIYSLLLSANNLALIISSFFSSVLTYILGITSTNFKNLSLMIIICSLTNLIPLFFMYIVPTFNNRDLHKYNYPCEKIDYETTDFASSSSEKNGKNNLSEKIHINGISLE, encoded by the exons atgGAACAACAAGACTacaattttttgaataaaaaagaCAGCTATGAAATTTTCAGCTCTGAAACAA tTGCATCTTATAGTtcttataatgaaaatagtcATTTAATTGAAAAGAAAATAGATAATCAAGAATACCTTAATATAAATtcagtttttaataaaatttcttcTAGTCTTATAg CTATGCTACAAGGAGTAGAAGTGTTATGTAACTTTTcaattatgtttttatttaaagataACTATAAATTGGATCCTG catCTTTAAATATAGTAATGAGTTTAATAAAAATCCCATGGTCAATTAAACTTCTATGGGCGATATTGTCAGATAGTTATCCTATATTTGGTTAcagaagaaaatattatttattattaggATCTCTTTCATGTATTATATCTTTAGTAAGCCTTGGACTAATAAATCACACAAATATAGGATTAACTATTGGTctgttaataatatttttttttggaagcTCCCTTTGTAATGTTATAGGAGAAGCTCAAGTAGTTGAATCAAGTAGAAAGGGATCTTTTAATAACTCAGCCAAAAATGTTTCAGCTTTTTTTGCTTTTAGAAAATTTAGTTTTGCAGCAATGTCATACTTATCTGGatatttattatcttttatgATTAAGCagcatatatttataattggATCATTTTTGCCTATATGCGTTTTTGTTTcctcattttttataatagaaaaaaaaaattgcaaaAAAACATGTATGAAAGAGCAAGTAAAATGTATTtatgatatattaaaaattcctcatattaaaaatattattatatttatatttataatgatGTCAACACCATCATGTGGAAacacactttttttttttatgactaatgaattaaaatttgGTGTACAATTACTAGGTAAAATGGATATGTTTCGATCAATAGCTAGTTTAATTTCTATATTAtcatatatgtttttttttagtaaaatgGATATAGGAaagttattattttattctacAATTATAATAACACCATTTTGTTTATTACCATTAATAGttgtaaataaattaaacaattttttttatatcccAAATAGTGTATTTATTATAACAGATACAATTTTAATAGAATTTATTGGAGAATTTCAAACTATGCCATTATTAGTATTGTGTTCACGTATAATACCGGAAGGACTGGAATCAACTATTTATTCCCTTTTACTATCAGCAAATAATTTAGCATTGATTATaagttcttttttttcttcagtATTAACATATATACTAGGAATAACGTCAActaattttaaaaacttaTCATTAATGATAATTATTTGTTCCCTTACAAATTTAattcctttattttttatgtatattgtACCCACTTTTAATAATAGAgatttacataaatataattatccTTGCGAAAAGATAGATTATGAAACAACTGATTTTGCATCGTCCAGTTCtgaaaaaaatggaaaaaataaCTTATCAGAAAAAATTCACATTAATGGAATAAGTTTGGAATAG
- the GAMA gene encoding GPI-anchored micronemal antigen, putative, producing MKYNIFFFCVLIITLFDAIRALIRNTYNSQALTADQNNDQNYIQDNQNTNQKNTPNNEDACEIQKMAEEMIEKLLNEKDLFTSIMEALQSRLNDDNICTEQKFTNICIHEKDQKDLIFPCSSSKYEALIHKFTYRKLCHSKIAFSNILLKSFIEKNESENTFSTILKHYNVLLKCVDNDLKEIYKSSIQLFNDLRASVVDLTEKLWSRKIIDVLKKREHLIAGIFCELRNGTKSNLVSNSLEFENFGILKINNEDILNEAFYAFSEYYYYFPYFATKLLEKGGMIERLIIIHEQLTNYRTQHILTRINEQSKTEVLNNEDVLHNLSSYKHHHSNNNSSFSQFKEIQEINSEPNDNTNTDPNSNQNTNTNSNTNTNINTNQSKNSNTNQSENQNMNQIENPGINNNEKSNTNNSVVITKSQESKHAPKNINNTKPQGNVLNNPLYSISSLKSKNIVDLIKDLIKDTNIVKFENNEPTNNIDEEGIKKLIENSFLDLNDNTMLVRLLIKPQAVILSVIQSFILMTPSPERDARTYCKKKLVNDELVDSADIKDVSEEEDLVNKFASKYNLVYEKIKLEELREIEQSKKTIKNSKTHLSAIQVQNLQNKNDRSSASNKHSSSSNAPLIAVVRDPNGEKTDDIINNNVDLHSLSGDVDLTFQDPNKKSGTLYIMFSNILFLLFFFFYFI from the coding sequence atgaaatataatatattttttttttgtgtgcTAATAATCACATTATTTGATGCTATAAGAGCTTTAATAAGAAATACATATAATTCTCAAGCTTTAACAGCTGACCAAAATAATGATCAAAACTATATCCAAGATAACCAAAATacaaatcaaaaaaatacCCCCAATAATGAAGATGCGTGCGAAATCCAGAAGATGGCCGAGGAAATGattgaaaaattattgaatGAAAAAGATTTATTTACTTCAATAATGGAAGCACTACAAAGTAGATTGAATGATGATAATATATGTACAGaacaaaaatttacaaaCATTTGTATACATGAGAAAGACCAAAAGGATTTAATATTTCCGTGTTCTAGTAGTAAATATGAGGCattaatacataaatttaCATATAGAAAATTATGCCATTCTAAAATAGCTTTTAGTAACATATTATTGAAATCTTtcattgaaaaaaatgaatcagAAAATACTTTTAGCACTATATTAAAACATTATaatgttttattaaaatgtGTCGATAATGATTTAAAGGAAATTTATAAATCATCTATTCAATTGTTTAACGATTTAAGAGCTTCTGTTGTAGATTTGACAGAAAAGTTGTGGTctagaaaaattattgatgttttaaaaaaaagagagcATTTAATTGCAGGGATTTTTTGTGAATTAAGAAACGGTACTAAATCAAACTTGGTATCAAATAGTTTagaatttgaaaattttggaattttaaaaattaataatgaagatattttaaatgaagcATTTTATGCATTTTCcgaatattattattatttcccATATTTTGCAACTAAATTATTGGAAAAAGGTGGAATGATTGAAAGATTAATCATTATACATGAACAATTAACTAATTATAGAACTCAACATATATTAACAAGAATAAATGAGCAATCTAAAACTGAGGTCTTAAATAATGAAGACGTTCTTCATAATTTAAGTAGTTACAAACATCATCATTCAAACAATAACAGTTCATTTTCCCAATTTAAAGAGATACAAGAAATTAATTCAGAGCCTAATGACAATACAAATACAGACCCAAATTCAAATCAAAATACAAATACAAATTCAAACAcaaatacaaatataaatacaaatCAATCTAAAAATTCCAATACTAATCAATCCGAAAATCAAAACATGAATCAGATAGAAAATCCGggtataaataataatgaaaaatcaaatacaaataatagCGTAGTAATTACAAAATCGCAGGAATCAAAACATGCAccaaaaaatattaacaatACAAAACCTCAAGGTAATGTATTAAACAATCCCTTATATTCTATAAGTTCActtaaatcaaaaaatattgtaGACCTAATAAAagatttaataaaagatacaAATATTGttaaatttgaaaataatgaacCAACTAATAATATAGATGAAGAAGGGATTAAGAAACTTATAGAAAACTCATTTCTTGATTTGAATGACAATACTATGCTAGTTCGTTTATTAATAAAACCTCAAGCAGTAATTTTGTCTGTAATTCaatcttttatattaatgaCACCATCCCCAGAAAGAGATGCCAGAACATactgcaaaaaaaaattagttaaTGATGAATTAGTTGATAGTGCTGATATAAAAGATGTATCAGAAGAAGAAGATCTAGTTAATAAGTTTGCTAGTAAATACAACTTagtttatgaaaaaataaaactagaAGAATTAAGAGAAATCGAACAAAgtaaaaaaacaattaaaaattcaaaGACGCATTTATCAGCAATACAAGTACAAAATttgcaaaataaaaatgatagaaGTTCAGCATCTAATAAACATAGTTCTAGTAGCAACGCTCCTTTAATTGCTGTAGTACGTGATCCAAATGGAGAAAAGACAgatgatataataaataataatgtagACTTACACTCCTTGTCTGGAGATGTAGATCTAACTTTTCAAGACCCAAATAAAAAGAGTGGAACCttatatataatgttttctaatatattatttcttttatttttttttttctatttcatttaa